Proteins from a single region of Acinonyx jubatus isolate Ajub_Pintada_27869175 chromosome D3, VMU_Ajub_asm_v1.0, whole genome shotgun sequence:
- the ZCCHC8 gene encoding zinc finger CCHC domain-containing protein 8 isoform X1 codes for MAAEVDFGDLELFEAFDHPEESIPKPVHTRFKDDDGDEEDENGVGDAELRERLRQCEETIEQLRAENQELKRKLNILTRPSGILVNDTKLDGPLLQILFMNNVISKQYHQEIEEFVSNLVKRFEEQQKNDVEKTSFNLLPQPSSVMLEEDHKVEESCAIKNNKEAFSVVGSVLYFTNFCLDKLGQPLLNENPQLTEGWEIPKYQQVFSHIVSLEGQEIQVKAKRPKPHCFNCGSEEHQMKDCPMPRNAARISEKRKAYLDACSETNSQNFQQRYHAEEVEERFGRFKPGVISEELQDALGVTDKSLPPFIYRMRQLGYPPGWLKEAELEGSGLALYDGKDGADGETEAGEAQQNKSVTYDLSKLVNYPGFNISTPRGIPDEWRMFGSIPMQACQQKDVFANFLTSNFQAPSMRSGSKRSSSQSSPSSPKKQRKESSSAASPADMELDSDAEVPHGPPSGEAFQFQPPLPPGTPPPLPQGTPPPIFTPPLPKGTPPLTPSDSPQTRTASAAMDEDSLTLEELEEQQRRIWAALEQAESVNSDSDIPVDTPLTGNSVASSPCPNELDLPVPEGKPSEKQMPDEPEVPDTCTKKLEVEHSLSPDSEPTLLCQKEKEESTQMDSKDDALLDNGNVVSNCDISNGGSQKLLPVDSSPSAATKVHSPVPDMSKFATGITPFEFENMAESTGMYLRIRNLLKNSPRNQQKNKKASE; via the exons ATGGCGGCGGAGGTGGATTTTGGCGACCTAGAGCTGTTCGAGGCGTTTGACCACCCAGAGGAATCCATTCCGAAGCCCGTTCACACCCGCTTCAAAGATGACGACGGCGACGAGGAGGACGAGAATGGGGTCGGCGACGCGGAGCTGCGGGAGCGGCTTCGGCAGTGCGAGGAAACCATCGAGCAGCTCCGCGCCGAGA ATcaagaacttaaaagaaaattgaacattCTGACTCGACCGAG tGGAATATTGGTGAACGATACTAAGTTAGATGGACCTTTATTACAGATTCTCTTTATGAACAATGTTATTTCAAA GCAATACCATCAAGAAATAGAGGAATTTGTGTCAAATTTAGTAAAAAGATTTGAGGAACAGCAGAAAAATGATGTGGAAAAGACTTCCTTTAATCTTTTGCCCCAG CCATCTAGTGTTATGCTAGAAGAGGACCATAAAGTGGAAGAATCGTGTGCCATTAAAAACAACAAGGAAGCTTTTAGT GTTGTAGGAAGTGTCCtgtattttactaatttttgccTTGATAAATTGGGGCAACCGCTTCTAAATGAAAACCCTCAGCTTACCGAAGGATGGGAAATACCTAA GTACCAGCAAGTCTTCAGCCACATTGTTTCTCTAGAAGGGCAAGAAATACAAGTAAAGGCAAAAAG GCCAAAGCCTCACTGTTTCAATTGTGGTTCTGAAGAACATCAAATGAAAGATTGCCCAATG CCTCGGAATGCTGCTCggataagtgaaaaaagaaaagcgtATCTGGACGCCTGCAGTGAGACAAACAGTCAGAATTTTCAGCAGCGATACCACgcagaggaggtggaggagagatTTGGAAGATTCAAGCCGGGAGTCATTAG cGAGGAACTTCAGGATGCATTGGGCGTGACAGACAAGAGCCTTCCGCCTTTTATATATCGAATGCGCCAGCTGGGGTACCCGCCGGGGTGGCTCAAGGAGGCCGAGCTGGAGGGCTCCGGGCTTGCGCTCTATGATGGGAAAG ATGGTGCTGATGGGGAAACAGAAGCTGGAGAAGCACAACAGAATAAAAGTGTCACTTACGATCTCTCGAAATTGGTAAACTATCCAGGTTTTAATATATCTACTCCCAGAGGAATTCCAGAT GAATGGAGGATGTTTGGCTCCATACCGATGCAGGCGTGTCAGCAGAAGGACGTGTTTGCCAATTTCCTGACTTCTAACTTCCAAGCG CCGAGCATGAGGTCTGGCAGCAAGAGGTCTTCATCCCAGTCCAGCCCAAGCAGTccaaagaagcagaggaaggagagcagCTCAGCAGCCTCCCCCGCGGACATGGAGCTCGACTCAG atgcGGAGGTCCCTCACGGCCCTCCCAGCGGGGAAGCTTTCCAGTTTCAGCCACCGCTGCCCCCTGGcactccccctcctctgccccaggggACTCCGCCGCCCATCTTCACCCCTCCGCTCCCCAAGGGCACCCCGCCGCTGACTCCCAGCGACTCACCCCAGACCAGGACAGCGTCGGCAGCTATGGATGAGGACTCACTGACTCTGGAAGAACTTGAAGAGCAGCAGAGGCGGATATGGGCGGCCCTCGAGCAGGCCGAGAGTGTGAACAGTGATTCCGATATTCCCGTGGACACACCTTTAACTGGGAATTCGGTTGCCTCTTCGCCTTGTCCAAATGAGCTAGACCTCCCTGTCCCAGAGGGAAAACCCTCTGAAAAGCAGATGCCTGATGAGCCCGAGGTACCAGACACTTGTACAAAAAAGTTGGAAGTTGAACATTCTCTGAGCCCAGACTCTGAGCCGACATTGCTTtgccagaaggaaaaggaagagtctACTCAGATGGACTCTAAAGATGATGCCCTTCTTGATAATGGCAACGTTGTGTCGAACTGTGACATTAGTAATGGAGGCAGTCAGAAGCTCCTTCCTGTGGACTCCAGTCCTTCAGCAGCCACTAAAGTTCATAGTCCTGTACCTGACATGAGCAAGTTTGCAACTGGAATAACGCCATTTGAATTTGAGAACATGGCAGAATCCACTGGAATGTACCTCAGGATAAGAAACTTGTTAAAGAACTCGCCCCGAAaccagcagaaaaacaaaaaggcttcTGAATAA
- the ZCCHC8 gene encoding zinc finger CCHC domain-containing protein 8 isoform X2, with product MKDCPMPRNAARISEKRKAYLDACSETNSQNFQQRYHAEEVEERFGRFKPGVISEELQDALGVTDKSLPPFIYRMRQLGYPPGWLKEAELEGSGLALYDGKDGADGETEAGEAQQNKSVTYDLSKLVNYPGFNISTPRGIPDEWRMFGSIPMQACQQKDVFANFLTSNFQAPSMRSGSKRSSSQSSPSSPKKQRKESSSAASPADMELDSDAEVPHGPPSGEAFQFQPPLPPGTPPPLPQGTPPPIFTPPLPKGTPPLTPSDSPQTRTASAAMDEDSLTLEELEEQQRRIWAALEQAESVNSDSDIPVDTPLTGNSVASSPCPNELDLPVPEGKPSEKQMPDEPEVPDTCTKKLEVEHSLSPDSEPTLLCQKEKEESTQMDSKDDALLDNGNVVSNCDISNGGSQKLLPVDSSPSAATKVHSPVPDMSKFATGITPFEFENMAESTGMYLRIRNLLKNSPRNQQKNKKASE from the exons ATGAAAGATTGCCCAATG CCTCGGAATGCTGCTCggataagtgaaaaaagaaaagcgtATCTGGACGCCTGCAGTGAGACAAACAGTCAGAATTTTCAGCAGCGATACCACgcagaggaggtggaggagagatTTGGAAGATTCAAGCCGGGAGTCATTAG cGAGGAACTTCAGGATGCATTGGGCGTGACAGACAAGAGCCTTCCGCCTTTTATATATCGAATGCGCCAGCTGGGGTACCCGCCGGGGTGGCTCAAGGAGGCCGAGCTGGAGGGCTCCGGGCTTGCGCTCTATGATGGGAAAG ATGGTGCTGATGGGGAAACAGAAGCTGGAGAAGCACAACAGAATAAAAGTGTCACTTACGATCTCTCGAAATTGGTAAACTATCCAGGTTTTAATATATCTACTCCCAGAGGAATTCCAGAT GAATGGAGGATGTTTGGCTCCATACCGATGCAGGCGTGTCAGCAGAAGGACGTGTTTGCCAATTTCCTGACTTCTAACTTCCAAGCG CCGAGCATGAGGTCTGGCAGCAAGAGGTCTTCATCCCAGTCCAGCCCAAGCAGTccaaagaagcagaggaaggagagcagCTCAGCAGCCTCCCCCGCGGACATGGAGCTCGACTCAG atgcGGAGGTCCCTCACGGCCCTCCCAGCGGGGAAGCTTTCCAGTTTCAGCCACCGCTGCCCCCTGGcactccccctcctctgccccaggggACTCCGCCGCCCATCTTCACCCCTCCGCTCCCCAAGGGCACCCCGCCGCTGACTCCCAGCGACTCACCCCAGACCAGGACAGCGTCGGCAGCTATGGATGAGGACTCACTGACTCTGGAAGAACTTGAAGAGCAGCAGAGGCGGATATGGGCGGCCCTCGAGCAGGCCGAGAGTGTGAACAGTGATTCCGATATTCCCGTGGACACACCTTTAACTGGGAATTCGGTTGCCTCTTCGCCTTGTCCAAATGAGCTAGACCTCCCTGTCCCAGAGGGAAAACCCTCTGAAAAGCAGATGCCTGATGAGCCCGAGGTACCAGACACTTGTACAAAAAAGTTGGAAGTTGAACATTCTCTGAGCCCAGACTCTGAGCCGACATTGCTTtgccagaaggaaaaggaagagtctACTCAGATGGACTCTAAAGATGATGCCCTTCTTGATAATGGCAACGTTGTGTCGAACTGTGACATTAGTAATGGAGGCAGTCAGAAGCTCCTTCCTGTGGACTCCAGTCCTTCAGCAGCCACTAAAGTTCATAGTCCTGTACCTGACATGAGCAAGTTTGCAACTGGAATAACGCCATTTGAATTTGAGAACATGGCAGAATCCACTGGAATGTACCTCAGGATAAGAAACTTGTTAAAGAACTCGCCCCGAAaccagcagaaaaacaaaaaggcttcTGAATAA